A genomic segment from Nitrospira sp. encodes:
- a CDS encoding UPF0053 inner membrane protein YgdQ gives MVEWLADPEAWIALGTLTALEIVLGIDNIIFLSVLVGRLPETQRAFARRVGLGLAMMARLALLFSISWVMGLTHPWVTVFGQGISGRDLILIGGGLFLMAKATHEIHNSLEGIEEQDAPAAAAGLGMVLVQIALLDIVFSLDSVITAVGLVEHVSVMAVAIILAVVVMLMAAKAIGDFVDAHPTIKMLALSFLILVGVTLMVEGFDVHVPKGYIYFSMAFSVTVEMLNIRMRRKRAAVPVKLHSRYAGDRTQEG, from the coding sequence ATGGTGGAATGGCTTGCCGATCCGGAAGCATGGATCGCCCTGGGAACCCTCACCGCACTGGAAATCGTGCTGGGGATCGACAACATTATTTTTCTCTCCGTGCTCGTCGGCCGACTCCCGGAGACTCAACGCGCGTTCGCACGCAGGGTCGGACTCGGCCTGGCGATGATGGCCCGCCTGGCGCTGTTGTTTTCTATTTCCTGGGTGATGGGACTGACCCACCCCTGGGTGACGGTTTTCGGGCAGGGCATTTCCGGGCGCGACCTGATTCTGATCGGGGGCGGACTGTTTCTCATGGCCAAGGCGACGCATGAAATTCACAACAGCCTGGAAGGGATCGAGGAACAGGATGCTCCTGCCGCAGCCGCCGGCTTGGGCATGGTCTTGGTGCAGATTGCGCTGCTGGATATCGTCTTTTCACTGGATTCGGTGATCACGGCGGTCGGCCTGGTCGAACACGTGTCGGTCATGGCGGTCGCGATCATCCTGGCGGTGGTGGTGATGTTGATGGCGGCCAAGGCCATCGGGGACTTCGTGGATGCGCACCCGACGATCAAAATGCTGGCCCTATCGTTCCTGATTCTGGTGGGTGTCACCCTCATGGTCGAAGGCTTCGACGTGCACGTGCCGAAGGGCTACATCTACTTCTCCATGGCCTTTTCCGTCACCGTGGAAATGCTGAATATCCGCATGCGTCGCAAACGGGCTGCGGTACCGGTCAAACTCCATAGCCGTTACGCCGGCGACCGGACACAGGAAGGGTAG
- a CDS encoding Phosphoribosyl transferase domain protein, whose amino-acid sequence MFENREEAGELLALELAEFRDDPHAVLLALPRGGVVVGYQMSLALHLPLDVLISHKIGAPSNPEYALGAVSESGAVYWNREALAGLSLSERELAATVQAHKSEVARRVTLYRQGRQFPHLKDRTVIIVDDGLATGATFFASVATARQGHPRRVIGAVPVAPRSTMQEARSLVDRLIVLRVPEPFYAVGNFYEHFEQVEDREVLQYLNLAEEAFLTKTPPLSPS is encoded by the coding sequence ATGTTCGAGAACCGTGAAGAGGCAGGCGAACTCCTCGCACTGGAACTTGCGGAGTTTCGCGACGATCCTCACGCAGTGCTCCTCGCGCTGCCACGAGGGGGCGTGGTGGTGGGATATCAAATGAGTTTGGCGCTGCATCTGCCGCTGGACGTTTTGATCTCTCACAAGATCGGCGCACCGAGCAATCCTGAATATGCGCTCGGTGCCGTCAGCGAAAGCGGCGCCGTCTACTGGAATCGAGAAGCGCTGGCAGGGTTGTCGCTCTCGGAGCGGGAGCTTGCTGCGACCGTGCAGGCACACAAGAGCGAAGTCGCCAGGCGCGTAACATTGTACAGGCAAGGGCGGCAGTTCCCCCATCTCAAAGACCGGACGGTGATCATCGTGGATGACGGTCTGGCCACAGGCGCAACGTTTTTTGCCTCCGTGGCGACCGCCAGGCAGGGACATCCGCGCCGCGTCATCGGCGCGGTGCCGGTCGCCCCGCGTTCGACCATGCAGGAGGCCCGCAGCCTGGTCGACCGACTGATAGTGCTGCGGGTGCCGGAACCATTCTACGCCGTCGGCAATTTCTACGAACACTTCGAACAGGTCGAGGACCGAGAGGTGCTGCAGTACCTCAACTTGGCGGAGGAAGCCTTCCTGACCAAAACGCCGCCGCTGAGCCCGTCGTAG
- a CDS encoding putative lipoprotein translates to MFRQRHRGYSLLLACCVALLVNVTPGYAEYEVIEVPDGGTIKGQAVWKGAIPKVPPLKVFADLDRCGTDLPSPALRIDPATNGIQHVLVYLERVERGKAVEPRYRLHMGKSEGDPATRLCQFQEQVFPFVRTAEVALVNFEPILHNPHLFNDKQASLFNIAMPTANREIATKLVRARGVGLRLQCDVHVHMNAWAAALDHPYFAVTDEQGRFEISGIPPGTYTLVAWHSGYNIVKFASSRPLYDEPHVIRQPVTIASKTLVEQRFEFPVRPVEVEWKIAGGDSDLQPE, encoded by the coding sequence ATGTTTCGACAGCGCCACCGCGGTTATTCCCTATTGCTCGCCTGTTGCGTTGCGCTTCTCGTCAACGTGACCCCCGGATATGCGGAGTACGAAGTCATCGAGGTTCCCGACGGGGGAACGATCAAGGGCCAGGCGGTATGGAAGGGCGCGATCCCGAAAGTCCCGCCGCTCAAGGTCTTCGCGGATTTGGACCGGTGCGGGACGGATCTGCCCTCGCCGGCCCTGCGGATCGACCCGGCCACGAACGGGATCCAGCACGTCCTCGTCTATCTCGAACGGGTGGAGCGGGGCAAGGCGGTCGAGCCGAGATATCGCCTGCACATGGGGAAGAGTGAGGGAGATCCTGCCACTCGTCTCTGCCAATTTCAGGAACAGGTCTTTCCCTTTGTCCGCACCGCCGAAGTCGCCCTGGTCAACTTCGAACCCATTCTTCACAATCCGCACCTCTTCAACGACAAGCAGGCGAGTCTCTTCAATATCGCCATGCCGACGGCCAATCGGGAAATCGCGACGAAGTTGGTCCGTGCCCGCGGCGTCGGGTTGCGGTTGCAGTGTGATGTCCATGTGCACATGAACGCCTGGGCCGCAGCGCTGGATCATCCCTATTTCGCCGTCACCGATGAGCAAGGTCGCTTTGAAATCAGCGGCATCCCGCCGGGGACCTATACGCTCGTGGCCTGGCATTCGGGGTACAACATCGTCAAATTCGCCTCCTCTCGACCGCTCTACGACGAGCCACACGTCATCCGGCAACCGGTGACGATCGCGTCGAAGACCCTGGTCGAGCAGCGGTTCGAGTTCCCCGTTCGACCGGTGGAGGTCGAGTGGAAAATCGCCGGCGGCGACAGTGACCTTCAGCCTGAGTGA
- a CDS encoding Protein lysine acetyltransferase Pat, whose product MLRIRPLLMPLSEDDGPDSSRAVLSDGTTALLRIARPSDAEELQRFVDRLSPAAKRHRFFSETAPSAEVIRSLCDGSDPRRSLTVLALRRQEGALHVIASGSYHAKNRHQAEVALAVDDRLHGHGLGTILLERLALLAIRHGFTKLWAVTHADNLAMREVFATSGFTMEERLDGGDMEVELSLTPTDRSVRQSEWRERIATTASLTPLFHPQAVAVIGASRNEQSIGYRLLDALRSNRFQGRCYAINPHASAIAGVTAYPSLRALPEPVDLAVIAVPKEIVLSVVDDCAETGVRALVVITAGFAEVGEDGRRLQAKLLERVRQQGMRMVGPNCFGILNTDPAVRLNATFTSTFPLPGTIAMSSQSGALGLALLAASERLQLGISTFVSVGNKADVSVNDLLQYWENDPVTKLILLYVESFGNPRRFARIARRVGREKPIVALKAGRTASGKRAAGSHTAALAANDVAVEALFQQTGILRADTLEDMFALAAGLAEQPLPNGKRVGIVTNAGGPAILCTDACEASGLEVPELSQLTTTQLASFLPPTAALRNPVDLIASATPEQYEQAIATLLTTDDIDALIILYIAVTAQDVDPIAEGIRKGIAAARGTARAKKPVSIAWMVETDRERRFALSNETIPTFALPELPARVLGKIAGYVQWRDRPAGMVPDFDDLDLPTIRTICREALAKRGEGWLTVTETRACLNAISIPLPPGGVATTAEEAAAIAAQIGFPVAVKLASHTLVHKTEIGGVQLNLATEAAVRAAYDKIAAQLAQDRNLEAMEGVLVQPMVTGGVEVMAGMVQDPSFGPLIGFGLGGIHVEILGDVRFRITPLTELDAADLIRSIKGYRLLQGYRGHPPADVAAIQELLLRLSRLVEEIPEIVELDLNPIFAMPPGQGCTIVDARIRVKTLRA is encoded by the coding sequence ATGCTACGTATTCGACCGCTCCTCATGCCCCTCTCGGAGGACGACGGTCCCGACTCGAGCCGTGCGGTCTTGAGCGACGGGACGACCGCGCTCCTGCGCATCGCCCGGCCGAGTGATGCCGAGGAGTTGCAGCGCTTCGTGGACCGCCTCTCACCAGCGGCCAAACGCCACCGGTTTTTTTCCGAAACGGCCCCTTCCGCCGAGGTGATCCGCTCGCTCTGTGATGGTTCCGATCCGCGACGCAGTTTGACCGTGCTGGCCCTGCGCCGGCAGGAGGGAGCGCTGCACGTGATCGCCTCCGGCTCCTACCATGCGAAGAACCGACACCAGGCCGAAGTGGCCTTGGCCGTCGATGATCGACTCCATGGACATGGGCTGGGCACCATTCTCTTGGAGCGTCTGGCGCTCTTGGCGATCCGCCACGGCTTTACAAAACTCTGGGCCGTCACCCACGCCGACAACCTGGCCATGCGCGAGGTCTTTGCGACATCCGGCTTTACCATGGAAGAACGGCTCGACGGCGGCGACATGGAAGTGGAGTTGTCATTGACTCCGACCGACCGCAGCGTGCGGCAATCAGAGTGGCGTGAACGGATCGCGACCACGGCATCCCTCACCCCCCTCTTCCATCCGCAGGCAGTGGCCGTCATCGGCGCCTCACGCAACGAGCAGAGTATCGGCTACCGATTGCTCGACGCGCTCCGTAGCAACCGGTTTCAGGGCCGCTGTTACGCGATCAATCCGCATGCCTCCGCCATCGCGGGCGTCACGGCCTACCCTTCCCTTCGCGCCCTGCCGGAGCCGGTCGATTTGGCCGTCATCGCCGTTCCCAAAGAGATCGTCCTGTCCGTGGTGGACGACTGCGCCGAAACCGGCGTCCGCGCCCTCGTCGTCATCACCGCGGGATTCGCGGAAGTGGGAGAAGACGGACGCCGACTGCAGGCGAAACTGCTGGAGAGGGTCCGGCAGCAGGGCATGCGCATGGTCGGCCCCAACTGCTTCGGCATCCTGAATACCGATCCGGCCGTGCGGCTCAACGCCACCTTCACCTCCACCTTTCCCCTGCCCGGCACCATCGCCATGTCCTCACAGAGCGGCGCGTTGGGGCTGGCCCTGTTGGCCGCGTCGGAGCGGCTGCAGCTCGGCATCTCGACCTTCGTCAGCGTCGGCAACAAGGCGGACGTGTCGGTCAACGACCTGCTGCAATATTGGGAGAACGATCCCGTCACGAAACTCATCCTGTTGTATGTGGAGTCGTTCGGCAACCCCCGACGGTTTGCGCGGATCGCCAGACGCGTCGGCCGCGAAAAACCGATCGTCGCGTTGAAAGCAGGCCGCACCGCTTCCGGCAAGCGCGCCGCCGGCTCCCATACGGCGGCCCTGGCCGCCAACGACGTGGCGGTGGAGGCGCTCTTTCAACAGACCGGCATCCTGCGAGCCGACACGTTGGAAGACATGTTCGCACTGGCGGCAGGTCTGGCGGAGCAACCGTTGCCGAACGGAAAGCGGGTCGGCATCGTAACCAACGCGGGAGGCCCCGCCATCCTCTGCACCGACGCCTGCGAAGCGAGCGGACTCGAAGTGCCGGAACTCTCACAACTCACGACGACGCAGCTCGCGTCATTCCTGCCTCCGACCGCAGCCCTGCGCAATCCGGTTGACCTGATCGCCTCGGCCACCCCGGAGCAATACGAACAGGCCATCGCCACCCTGCTGACCACCGACGACATTGACGCCCTTATCATCCTCTACATCGCCGTGACCGCCCAGGACGTGGACCCCATCGCCGAAGGCATACGCAAAGGCATCGCAGCGGCGAGGGGCACCGCCCGGGCGAAGAAGCCGGTCTCCATCGCATGGATGGTGGAAACGGATCGCGAGCGGAGGTTTGCGCTGTCGAACGAAACCATTCCCACCTTCGCGCTGCCTGAGCTGCCAGCGCGCGTCCTGGGGAAAATCGCCGGATATGTGCAGTGGCGAGACCGTCCCGCCGGCATGGTCCCTGATTTCGACGACCTGGACCTTCCAACGATCAGAACGATCTGCCGAGAGGCCCTCGCCAAGCGGGGAGAGGGTTGGCTGACGGTCACCGAAACACGCGCCTGCTTGAACGCGATCTCGATTCCGCTACCGCCGGGAGGAGTTGCCACGACCGCCGAGGAAGCCGCCGCGATCGCCGCGCAGATCGGATTTCCGGTCGCCGTCAAGTTGGCCTCCCATACGCTCGTTCATAAGACCGAGATCGGAGGCGTGCAATTGAACCTGGCCACTGAAGCTGCGGTACGTGCTGCCTACGACAAGATCGCGGCGCAGCTGGCTCAAGACAGAAACCTTGAGGCGATGGAAGGGGTGTTGGTCCAGCCGATGGTGACCGGCGGCGTCGAAGTCATGGCCGGCATGGTCCAGGATCCGTCGTTCGGCCCCTTGATCGGCTTCGGCCTCGGCGGGATTCACGTCGAGATCCTGGGCGACGTGCGCTTCCGTATCACACCGTTGACGGAATTGGATGCCGCCGACCTCATTCGTAGCATCAAGGGTTACCGGTTGCTGCAGGGCTATCGCGGCCATCCGCCGGCGGATGTCGCTGCGATCCAAGAACTCCTGCTCAGGCTCTCGCGACTGGTCGAAGAAATCCCCGAGATCGTGGAACTGGATCTGAACCCCATTTTCGCCATGCCGCCTGGGCAGGGTTGCACGATCGTGGATGCGAGGATTCGAGTCAAAACCCTTCGTGCGTGA
- a CDS encoding Universal stress protein family, whose amino-acid sequence MRVLIALDWSEQAFAAVREVSALYDLREVTLVHAIDLGMFQYPLVVEVSNVQGYDDFRQAMEKAGRQLLDHTTSMLPSEGLSITRVCEFAKPASLILDRAREAGTELIVIGARGRGRVGELVLGSVSHRVALHAACSTLIVKDRSGPVKRVVVAVEGHEDGDRIKAWLLAHPFKNQADLTIVSVVRPIPSTDPFNLFPLQDWTDIAVRSAEDLVKRLAAAVMDHRYTVGTQVGVGNPTDILTERALSADLLVIGSHGRKGLERFLLGSISHALLHRVSCPVLIVR is encoded by the coding sequence ATGCGCGTCCTGATTGCACTCGACTGGTCGGAACAGGCGTTCGCGGCGGTTCGCGAAGTGTCCGCTCTGTATGACCTGCGGGAGGTCACGCTCGTCCACGCTATCGACCTGGGCATGTTTCAATATCCGCTCGTCGTGGAGGTGAGCAACGTGCAAGGGTATGACGACTTCCGGCAGGCGATGGAAAAGGCGGGCCGACAATTGTTGGATCACACCACCTCCATGTTGCCGTCCGAAGGCCTCTCGATCACCCGCGTCTGCGAGTTCGCCAAACCGGCCTCGCTGATTCTGGACAGGGCTCGGGAAGCGGGAACGGAATTGATCGTGATCGGAGCCCGCGGACGGGGCCGCGTCGGAGAACTCGTGCTGGGCAGCGTCTCCCATCGTGTCGCCTTACATGCCGCTTGCTCCACGCTGATCGTCAAGGATCGCAGCGGCCCGGTCAAGCGGGTCGTGGTGGCCGTCGAAGGGCATGAAGACGGAGACCGGATCAAGGCCTGGCTCCTCGCCCATCCGTTCAAAAATCAGGCCGACCTCACCATCGTCAGCGTAGTACGTCCGATCCCCTCCACCGATCCGTTCAACCTGTTCCCGCTGCAAGACTGGACCGATATCGCCGTTCGTTCCGCCGAGGATTTGGTGAAGAGGCTGGCCGCGGCGGTGATGGATCATCGCTATACGGTCGGTACGCAGGTTGGGGTGGGAAATCCGACCGACATCCTGACCGAACGCGCCCTATCGGCAGATCTGTTGGTCATCGGTTCTCACGGCCGTAAGGGGCTGGAACGATTTCTCCTGGGCAGCATCTCCCACGCGCTCTTGCACCGTGTCTCCTGTCCGGTCCTGATCGTACGGTAA
- a CDS encoding O-methyltransferase, family 2, with translation MAARHLTPDRIMQLGFGFWGSKTLLTAVELSLFTLLAKRPLDADSLAKRLDLHPRSARDFFDALVALGLLKRTGTRYADTAETSLFLDRAKPSYVGGMLEMANARLYRFWGSLTEGLRTGRPQNEAKTGEDFFGTLYADRQRLEGFLKAMTSLSQGTGRAIAQKFPWKRYRSFADIGCAQGGVAVEIALAHQHLAGQGMDLPVVGPIFQAYARTKRVKKRLTFHQGDFFKDPLPTTDVLIMGHILHDWNLDEKMMLLRKAHEALPSGGALIVHEALIDDARKRNAFGLLMSLNMLIETPGGFDFTGADCRQWMKKAGFKRTKVEKLAGPDSMVIGIK, from the coding sequence ATGGCCGCCAGACACTTGACTCCTGATCGGATCATGCAACTCGGCTTCGGGTTTTGGGGATCGAAAACTCTGCTCACCGCCGTCGAGCTGAGCCTGTTCACGTTGTTGGCCAAACGACCGCTCGATGCCGATTCCCTCGCCAAGCGGCTTGACCTTCATCCGCGCAGCGCCCGAGATTTTTTTGATGCATTGGTCGCGCTGGGTTTGTTGAAACGCACCGGGACCCGTTATGCCGACACGGCTGAGACCTCCCTGTTTCTGGACCGCGCCAAACCCTCCTATGTCGGCGGTATGTTGGAGATGGCCAATGCGAGGCTCTATCGCTTCTGGGGATCGCTCACGGAGGGGCTCCGTACGGGTCGGCCGCAGAATGAGGCGAAGACGGGCGAAGATTTCTTCGGCACGCTCTACGCAGACCGACAACGGTTGGAAGGGTTTCTCAAGGCCATGACCAGCCTCAGTCAGGGAACAGGGCGTGCCATCGCCCAGAAGTTTCCTTGGAAGCGCTACCGCTCCTTCGCCGACATCGGCTGTGCTCAGGGCGGCGTGGCGGTCGAGATCGCCCTGGCCCATCAACACCTCGCCGGGCAGGGGATGGATCTGCCGGTCGTGGGGCCGATCTTCCAGGCGTATGCCAGAACCAAGAGGGTCAAGAAGCGGCTGACGTTTCACCAGGGGGATTTTTTCAAAGATCCTCTGCCGACGACCGATGTGCTGATCATGGGGCATATCCTGCACGACTGGAATCTCGACGAGAAGATGATGCTGTTGCGCAAAGCTCACGAGGCGCTGCCGTCAGGCGGGGCCTTGATCGTTCACGAAGCCCTCATCGACGATGCGCGGAAACGGAATGCCTTCGGGTTGTTGATGAGCCTGAACATGCTCATCGAAACGCCGGGAGGGTTCGATTTCACCGGCGCCGATTGCAGGCAATGGATGAAGAAGGCCGGTTTCAAGCGGACGAAGGTGGAAAAGTTGGCGGGGCCGGACTCGATGGTGATCGGCATCAAATAG
- a CDS encoding CBS domain-containing protein: MRATEFFVHACDPKTLVVRQIMEDAVVKVNPTSSAMAVAELLSEHNFGSLPVVEADGTLQGLVTEFDLLRAVEQDKDLRKVSVSEIMTRDVVTTTEEMPLMSLIHLLQERHLIRVPVVKDHKLVGVVARRDVVFGYVKARATYWP, encoded by the coding sequence ATGAGAGCCACAGAATTTTTCGTCCATGCCTGTGACCCCAAGACATTGGTCGTGCGTCAGATCATGGAGGATGCCGTCGTCAAGGTCAACCCGACGTCAAGCGCGATGGCGGTCGCCGAACTCTTGAGCGAGCACAACTTCGGAAGCCTACCGGTGGTCGAGGCGGACGGAACGTTGCAGGGGCTGGTGACGGAATTCGATCTCTTAAGAGCCGTCGAGCAGGACAAGGATCTCCGGAAGGTATCGGTGTCGGAGATCATGACGCGCGACGTGGTCACCACCACGGAAGAGATGCCGCTGATGAGCCTGATCCACCTGCTACAGGAGCGACATCTCATTCGCGTGCCGGTCGTGAAGGACCACAAGCTCGTCGGCGTGGTCGCACGACGCGATGTCGTGTTCGGATACGTGAAGGCTCGAGCGACTTATTGGCCGTAG
- a CDS encoding CBS domain protein, with translation MTTVSGQQVSDYMHRQLEVVPQDATAVAAAARMRERSIGSVLIETVDRPQNDCRITGIVTETDLVGKVLAQRRVPASSTMADIMSCPLVTIAPNRPMLDASHLMETKKIRHLAVAEGNDVLGIISVRDLVRHFVEAEGGPVEALTDVYRPLSVLMNRAIETVTSDETALTSAQRMMEKHIGALFVTEADELVGIVTEADLVRKLLASQLDPETTLVGALMNSPLIDIDINRTIRDASDLMAAKRVRHLAVTENEKVLGVLSIRDLVKMVSIRDRPAFLRRT, from the coding sequence ATGACGACCGTATCGGGCCAACAGGTCAGTGATTACATGCACCGTCAATTGGAGGTCGTCCCGCAGGATGCCACGGCCGTCGCCGCGGCCGCCAGAATGCGGGAACGCAGCATCGGCTCGGTCCTGATCGAAACCGTCGATCGCCCGCAGAATGATTGCCGGATCACCGGGATCGTCACAGAAACCGATCTGGTCGGCAAAGTGTTGGCACAACGCCGCGTGCCCGCCTCCTCCACCATGGCGGACATCATGAGCTGTCCGCTCGTCACCATTGCACCGAACCGCCCGATGCTCGATGCCAGTCATCTGATGGAGACCAAGAAGATACGGCACCTCGCAGTCGCCGAGGGCAACGATGTCCTCGGAATCATTTCGGTACGCGACCTGGTGCGACACTTCGTCGAAGCGGAAGGCGGACCAGTGGAGGCTCTCACGGATGTCTACCGCCCCTTGAGCGTCCTCATGAACCGCGCCATCGAAACCGTCACCAGCGATGAAACAGCCCTGACCTCGGCGCAACGCATGATGGAGAAACACATCGGAGCGTTGTTCGTGACGGAAGCGGACGAACTGGTCGGCATCGTAACCGAAGCCGACCTGGTGCGGAAACTGCTCGCCTCTCAGCTCGATCCGGAGACGACACTGGTCGGCGCCCTGATGAATTCGCCGCTGATCGACATCGACATCAACCGGACCATCCGCGATGCCAGCGACCTCATGGCGGCCAAACGGGTCCGTCACCTGGCCGTCACCGAGAACGAGAAGGTGCTCGGCGTGTTGTCCATTCGGGACCTAGTCAAGATGGTATCGATTCGCGACCGTCCGGCGTTTCTTCGACGGACCTGA